The Numida meleagris isolate 19003 breed g44 Domestic line chromosome 27, NumMel1.0, whole genome shotgun sequence sequence cTGCATCCTGGATGAGCACCCTGTGTGGTGCTGAGACCAtggccccgctccgctccctcccagcagatggggatggagctgggtACCAGGAGGTGATTCCAAGAGCATCGCCCCAGGCACCGTGGCCAGAAATAGTGCCCGTTCCTCCCGGCCAGGACACGTTcctgcagtgcctgctgcaCCTCACTGTGAAAGGCATCGCAGCGCGGTCACCGTGTCACATCAGACGTGAGTGATGGCCCGAGCTCAAACCACCAAACTCGTTCCATTTCTTACCAAACCAGCTCCCAGTgagcctgtggcaggagggagCAGCCACTGTGGTAACTGTCGGGGCTGCAGCGGGCACCAGCCCCCgaccccaggagctgcagcacccaCACGCTTCGCTTTGCCCATTTGAAACCCACCTCGAGCATCTCACACATGGGCACAAACGGCACCGGGACCTTTCCCTCCTGTCTCTGGGATCCCTCTGCCACCGCCTGCTCTTGAGCCTGGGatcccagcagcagaagctcCTGGCTCGACCTCTGGCCCAGGATGAGCCCTTCCCCTGATCTACCAGTCCTGAGATAAACCCTTGTCCCAGAGGCATCCGCCTGCGAGATCAAAGCGGCTGCAGCGCAGCCTGGTTGAGCTGGCAGAGCCAATGACAAAAACATTCCAGGGCAGTGGCTCAGCGCTGGCTGTGCCTCCttgctgccagcccccagcagctTTGGCAAATCGCTTCGTGGTAGCAAAGACGGGATGCTTCCTCCAACCAGCCTTCCCTTGTGTTCCGAAACGGTTCAAGAAATGCCACACGACCCCTTCCCCCTCCTATGGGGGGGTACAGCCCTTCTTAGGAAGCTCTGAGACCTGGGCAGTTCCACTCGGTGCTGGATCCCCATTGGTTTGTTCCACGGTTCTGCCACCGCATCCCCATTCTGTGACACCAGCAGGGCAGAGTCCAACCCCGCAGggtcagcagctcctccattTCTCAGCCCCAGCCTCTTCCTGCTGCGCTCCCAACGCCTCAGCCACAGCCGAGCTCCTGCTTTTGAGTCACCAAAGAGACAAACAAGTGCAAGAGCTTCGGGTAGGCGTTGGGACAGCCAGGTCACCGTGCCACTGGGAGCCGGCAGAGAGCAGCGTGGGCTGgggggagctgcctgcagctggcactgcacagggctgggctgcccTTGGCAAAGCTGGCTCAGCTCTTGCTGTGCTCACCCAGTGCTATCCGGGCCCAACAGGAGGGTACAGGGCCAGGATTGCATTTAGGCCAGGCCCCAGAGACCATTGGACAGTCACTCAGCCCAGGATGCACCTAAGAGCATCACTAAGATCTCCAATAAGCTTTACCCTCGTGCACCCTGCTTTGCATTTGCCCAGGGCCAGGAGCACGTGGCCACAGCTGTGCACCTACAGAACCTCAGCGAGCTTAAACCCTCCCATGTGCACATCCTGCTCTTGTTGCAGGGCTGCTTCCCACAGGCAATCTGTGAGGCTGACATAGCAAGGTAAGGAAGGCTGCAACCTCCCCAGGAGACAGCCCACAGCCACCAGGAGACCCAGCCCTCCAGATCATGCATCTGTCCCAGAAGAGCACGGGTGTGGAAAACGAGACCACAGCCTTCCCCAATCACCTGACAAACAAGCCTGGGGTGCACGACCCCTCCACGAGGGTCAGGGAGATCCATGGCCAGCCTCAAATCCCTGCAAcagaagaggcagcagctcACCCCTCACGCAGCCCCACGCTTCCCAAGCTGCTCATTACATCCTCTCTCCTGCCAGCACACGCAGCAAGGAGCCTGGGTTTTGTCCCCACCTCAGCCCAGGGAGGTCACTGCCACCTCCAGTCACATATTTCTCATTCTCCAGTCCACAGCTCTGTCACAAACTGTCAAACACACCCAGGTATTttgtctctctcttctttttttttttttttttctctttaatcagctgtattttaagtaactttgaaatacattttttttttttcccctccaaaatcTGGTTTTTCCTGTATCTTATTTGATCGCAATGAGATTTGGCTGGTCCTTGCACAGATGCACGCCCAGTCCTGCTGTTAACAGTGGAAAAAAGTCTGTTCAGAACTGCAACAGGGTGatgtaaaaaatacaaaaaaagaccGGGCAAGCATGCTTTTAGTTgcaatcctgcagccagctgctcaACAACCCATAGGCTGGCAATGCACGGAGGGGTGTTGGCCACGTTGAAGCCTGGAGCTCCCAGCACACCTGCACTCAGCATGCCAGGAGGGCTCGGACAAGCCCAGCCTGCCCTTGGGTGAaaccaggctgctcagcacagcagtcTCCGGAGACCTTACCCTGTAGTTATCCTCAAATCATGCATAACGTCTCATGGAGCTGAAACGTCCATTTATTTCAACAGcagtaataatttaaaattataaaaaccCTTTCGGTGTCGAGTTATCGGAAGGGCAAggttgtaaagaaaaataaatgggacTTGAGATggcggagggggggggggaaggataACGGGGTCTGTTTCAAGAGTTCGTTTTCTCAGTGACAACTATTTGCCCTCCCCAGCTGAAGATCCCGAGAGGGAGGCAGTATCATTATGctctcatttttaagatttCAATCTCCAAAGCAGAAGAGATAGTATCtaaggggaggaggagaaggaggaaaagcaattaaaaaaaaaagaaaaaggaatctcGAATTCAAAATCTTACAAGCAACCTTTCCATTCAGAATTGCAACCATTAGCTCAGTGCCTCAGGTTTCCCCATCTGTGgagcactgcagcctttcacTGCAATTGTTAAAAGTCCACGTGGCAAATGGATGAATTTTATTAACAGACAGAGCTCTTTCCCCATGACAGAACTTGAGGCTTCTCATCTCTGAAGGATCCAGAGTCTCCGCGTCTTCAGAACTCAAAAGGGAATTCTGGGGGTGCTGCTTCCCTCTTGCTACCCCCTCCCCTTGCTCTGCTCTGGAAGCCCCTTTTGCTGCTTATGTTggctggggagggaagaaggacaATGGACAGGGCCCCAGGGACAGAGGGTTGGATTAAGATTCATGAGTTGTTCGATGAGTTCTCGTTACTTGGTgagctggaagaggaggaggaggaggaggatgagaaGTTCATCCCTGTGAGTCCAGGGGGGTTTGTAGCAGTGTTTTGTCCACTGAGGCTCTTCCGGCACACAGGACACGTGTCATGCTTGGGAgagcagacaaaagaaaaacaagaagtaaGGGAAACAGGATTATAAACAATACAGGAGCAGCACTCAAGGGAAATGCTAAGATTACACTCCTTCCCTCTCATCAAAGGTTGTTCACGCTTAGGCCTCATCATGAGGGCGTAAAAAACCATTTACAGAGCAGAACAGTAGCACCAGAAAACATCCGAGTGCTACAAAACACAAGAGACCCACTCAGAAGGCACCAACCTGTTCCAGCCACGGGACTATGCAGCTGTTGTGGAATAGGTGATTGCAAGGTAACTGTCGGACATTTTCCCCAACTGTATAGTCTTCTTTACACACAGGGCACTCTAACCCAGAATCTgtgtcagaaacagaaagcaaaacacagctgaacaataaggcagaaaacaaagtacCTGACTCACCCTCAGTGATCCCATCaccttctcccttttccctccccAACGGCTCTTGTGGCTTCTGTCCCCTTCCCTGCTTCATCTTCGCAAGGGGAAAGCTCGCTGCTTTGCAGTCCTTACCACCATCACTCCCCCTTCCACTGTCCTGGGTTTGCATCACTGTTCCCTTCCTCAGAGTACAACACACGTTCAATGATCAGatgcatgtatacatacacataccTGCAACAAAGCATCTAGTGTTTGATTCGCATCTGTCCAACTAATAAACTCTCACCCAGCTTACAGCAAGCctgacagagctgcagcctggcccATCAGTGTGCATGTGCTTTTTCAACTCTATTCACACTGAATTCTTTGGAACAGACAGTTTGGCTCCCCAGGGCAAATCCATCCAGTCTACTCTGCCCTTTACTTTGCACGAGCATAGCAGAGAGCAATAATTCAGCTTTCTCCCCACTTTGAGATGTTTTAGGCCTCGAAGGTACTAGCAGACAAAATTAAGATCACAAGAAAGGGTTTACACAGATTTTTCACAGACCTCTTTGTGCACAGTTCGCTGGAGGAGATATACACACCTACGTGTTCCTGTGTGATCTGTACGGTGGGGAGGGCCTGGatcttttctttgtctgctgGCGGTGGTCCAGTGTTTTCAAACTGATTTAGTAACTGAAAAAACAAGAGGCcacagaaggcagaaagataTGAGCTCAGCAGCTCACACAATCTGTGCCTTTACCAGACTAGGGCATTTGAATCCTGTGTCCCCTGCGCTATGGGACCTCGTCTCCCATTTCTACACCTTCAGGGATTTGTTCCTGCTGCATCACAGCGGGCGATGATAATTTTGCAAGCACTACTCAAGAAGATCCGAGGCTCCATTACAGTGCTAATTTTACCTGTGTAATAATTGCATCCAGACCATTAGCACCCCAGGCATAGTCCATTGGATTTGAATGCAAGACCCCCCTGTAAGAATAAGAACAACAATTAAATTCAAGCAGAAGCGTGGACAACCTCAGAAAGAACAGTTCAGCTTCAACTCACCAAGGACCGAGTCCTAAGTTTGGTATTGTTGTAGGTGCAATAATACCATTGACCAGCTGCTGAATGATTCTGAAAGACAAGAAAGCCAAGATTAAACAAGAATCTATACCTGCTCCCAGTCCAGAGATCTGACATGGAAAGAGTGGCTAAATACTATCACATCATTAGAGAGGACAAAAGCAAGAACATAAGCATCCTGTTGCAATTGCAACTGCATCTTACAAACTGATTCTTCATTGCCAAAGAGAAGACTGAATGCTTTATCCAGATGGAATGA is a genomic window containing:
- the RNF126 gene encoding E3 ubiquitin-protein ligase RNF126, with product MAEASPQPGRFFCHCCSAEIAPRLPDYICPRCESGFIEELPEEPRNTENETSSSASTSDQNRHPFENVDQHLFTLPQGYGQFAFGIFDDGFEIPFGSNVQSEDNRDSENRREREHQSRHRYGARQPRARLATRRAAGRHEGVPTLEGIIQQLVNGIIAPTTIPNLGLGPWGVLHSNPMDYAWGANGLDAIITQLLNQFENTGPPPADKEKIQALPTVQITQEHVDSGLECPVCKEDYTVGENVRQLPCNHLFHNSCIVPWLEQHDTCPVCRKSLSGQNTATNPPGLTGMNFSSSSSSSSSSSPSNENSSNNS